Proteins from one Cellulosilyticum lentocellum DSM 5427 genomic window:
- a CDS encoding SpoIID/LytB domain-containing protein, whose product MKRQIKRCIRGILFLVFMYSMTIVTMASVPKTIKVGLESVYKNQGTMVLSGNQNFEIGYFDDKGFTAIGALNASNLSLRTTSNSYYDIGLSFNNYSSALEAAKLYSSTAVVGYTSAGTFSVYSLEATNSLGAVPSSNLVEVYDTSNQLLLVTVKKSDLVFCSFDLSSGLYLTQVGSSSRYRGAIGLGGDSGLTPYNVLFMEEYLYGVLPKEMSASFPIEALKAQAVAARSIATYQYNRYSSSGYNVVDTTSTQAYGGYNAEKDTTTAAVDMTYNEVIRYNGAIAEAVYFSTSGGVTEAAKEVWGSEIAYLQSVVDLYETEPAMPAWTATVSMDEIGAALTRKGVNIGTPTSISITGRSLSGRVKELTIYGTVGTYTVKGTEVRTFFSGTTAGSLKSTYFSFYGPIGNVNSGGSSGSSNTVTVLSGYGKEQVSKDSLVAMNSTSMSTLPSKVAVWSENGLSYLNGSSGASGATTHLGLETATGNVTIYGAGYGHGVGMSQSGAKGMAKAGFMYDEILKYYYSGVTVSR is encoded by the coding sequence GTGAAGCGACAAATAAAAAGATGCATAAGAGGTATACTATTTTTGGTTTTCATGTATAGCATGACTATTGTAACCATGGCAAGTGTGCCTAAGACGATTAAAGTAGGGCTAGAATCAGTTTATAAAAACCAAGGAACTATGGTTTTATCAGGTAATCAAAACTTTGAGATAGGTTATTTTGATGATAAAGGCTTTACTGCTATAGGCGCACTTAATGCTTCAAATTTAAGTTTAAGAACTACATCTAATAGTTATTATGATATAGGTTTAAGTTTTAATAACTATTCTTCGGCATTAGAAGCTGCTAAATTATATAGTAGCACAGCAGTAGTAGGTTATACTTCAGCAGGTACTTTTAGTGTATATAGCTTAGAAGCAACTAATAGCCTAGGAGCAGTACCAAGTAGCAACTTAGTAGAGGTCTATGATACAAGTAATCAACTTCTTTTAGTAACTGTTAAAAAGAGTGACTTAGTTTTTTGTAGTTTTGATTTAAGTTCAGGTTTATATTTAACGCAAGTAGGAAGTAGTAGCCGCTATAGAGGGGCTATTGGCTTAGGCGGTGATAGCGGATTAACACCTTATAATGTTCTGTTTATGGAAGAATATTTATATGGTGTATTACCAAAAGAAATGTCGGCTTCTTTTCCAATAGAAGCATTGAAGGCACAAGCTGTAGCAGCAAGATCTATTGCTACTTACCAGTATAATAGATATAGTAGTTCTGGATACAATGTAGTTGATACTACCTCTACTCAAGCTTACGGTGGCTATAATGCGGAGAAGGATACGACGACTGCAGCAGTAGATATGACTTATAATGAGGTCATTCGTTATAATGGAGCTATTGCAGAAGCGGTATACTTTTCTACTAGTGGGGGAGTAACAGAAGCAGCTAAAGAAGTATGGGGAAGTGAGATTGCTTACTTACAGTCAGTAGTAGATTTGTATGAAACAGAGCCAGCTATGCCAGCATGGACAGCCACGGTTTCAATGGATGAAATAGGAGCGGCTTTAACCCGTAAGGGAGTTAATATTGGAACGCCTACTAGTATTTCTATTACAGGAAGAAGTTTATCTGGAAGAGTAAAAGAGTTAACCATTTATGGAACAGTAGGAACTTATACAGTAAAAGGAACAGAAGTAAGAACATTCTTTTCGGGAACTACTGCCGGTTCTTTAAAAAGTACATATTTTAGTTTTTATGGTCCTATTGGAAATGTAAATAGCGGTGGTTCAAGCGGTAGTAGTAATACTGTTACGGTACTTTCTGGTTATGGCAAAGAGCAAGTAAGTAAGGATAGTCTAGTAGCCATGAATAGTACTAGTATGAGTACCTTACCTAGTAAAGTAGCTGTATGGTCCGAAAATGGTTTAAGCTATTTAAATGGTAGCAGTGGAGCATCAGGAGCAACAACTCATCTAGGCTTAGAAACAGCAACAGGTAATGTGACGATTTATGGTGCTGGATATGGTCATGGGGTAGGAATGTCTCAAAGCGGTGCTAAAGGTATGGCTAAGGCTGGATTTATGTACGATGAAATTTTGAAATATTATTATAGTGGGGTAACGGTTTCTAGATAG